CTCATAATGCTGGTGGGCTGGCGTCTGCGCCCAGCCGCCGAGCGCGAAAGCGTGGAGCACCACCATCAGAGTCGCGATTCGATGCCATGCAAGGAAATTGCCCATGGAAAGTAATACCTCTCAGTTAGTTTGCGTCAGTATATCAAGAACCGAATGGAGCTCCGACGAGCGGGAACGGGGCTAGCTCCAGCGAAACCATCTCATCGCGAGCAGGAAGCTCACGCTGCCCCATACGACGAGTCCGGCGAGCTCCGACAGCTGGGACCCTAGGCTCGCGCCCTCGATGATCACCGAGCGAAGGGCATCGTTCAGCATCGTGAGAGGGAGCGCCTGGACGAACGGCTGGATCGCCTCGGGAAAACGGTCGGAGGAGAAGAATACGCCGGAGAATACGAACATGGGCAGCATGACGAGGTTCATCAGGCCCGAGACGGTCTCGATCCTCTCCGCGCGGCTCGCCACGAGGATGCCGATCGCGCCGAAGGCGAGCGCTCCCACGACGCCGATGAGAATCGTGGCGAGAATCGATCCGCGCAGGGCTACGTCGAAAATCAAATGGCCCGCTACCAGCAGCAGTACGACCTCGAAGAGCATGAAGACCAGACGGCTCGTCATCATGGCCCCGATGAACTCGCTTTTTCGCATCGGCGAGGCCACGAGGCGTTTCAGGAGCTTCCGCGTCCGCATGTCGACGACGGCGAAGCCGACGCCCCAGAGCCCGCCGCTCATCAGGTTCAGGCCGATGAGACCGGGAATGAGAAAATCGATGTAGCGGGCGCCCGGCTCGGTCACGTGCTCTTCGACGACCTCGATGACGTCCAACCGGCCCAGAGCCCGCTGCAAGGTGTCGTCCACGCGGGCACGGGCCACGAGGCTCGCAGGTCGCGTGGGGTCGAACCGGTAGGTCATCGTCTTCCCGGGAACGATCAGGAGGTCGACGTGTCCGAGGCGAATTCTGGAGGCTGCTTCGTCCTCGTCGATGAGCTCGGCCTTGATCTCGGAATCGCTATCGAGCGCGGCGATGACCTCGGGCGATCGGTCGCCGGAGACCACGCCCACGGCGATTTCCTCGGGCGGCCTGTTGCGGAAGGCAATACCGAGACCGACGGCGAGGAGCACGGGAAAGATGAAGACCCAGAACACGACTTCGGGCTCACGGAGCGGCTCCTTGACTCGAGCGAGAAGAAGCTGAGTGAAGGGGCGAGCTCTCATCGGATCATCCGTCGCGAAGGTGCCTGCCGGTAATGGAGACGAAGACGTCCTCCAAACTCGCGTGGTGGGTGCCGAGGTGCTCGAGCACGAGTCCACGAGCACGCAGATGTTCCAGCAGAGCCGGGAGCGCCACGTGAACCTCCGAGGTCGCCAGCGTGAACGTCCCGGCGTCGCGATGGGCGCCTCGGATACGAGGTAGGGACGAGAGCTCGTCGAGGCTCAGCCGTTCGGCATCGTCCACACGAACCTCGAGCACGTGGTCGCCTCCTAGCCGGGCGATGAGCTCGCGAGGCGCTCCGAGCGCGATGATCTGGCCCTGGTCGACGATGGCCACCCGATCGCACAGCCGCTCCGCCTCTTCCATGTAGTGCGTCGTCAGAAGTACGCTCCCGCCTCGCTCCCGAAACGCTCTAATGAGGTCCCAGAGGTTGCGCCGTGACTGCGGATCGAGCCCGGTCGTCGGTTCGTCGAGAAACAGTAGCTCGGGATCGCCCACGAGCGCCGTCGCGACCGCGAGCCTCTGCTTCTGTCCGCCCGAGAGCTT
The nucleotide sequence above comes from Vicinamibacteria bacterium. Encoded proteins:
- a CDS encoding ABC transporter permease, whose translation is MRARPFTQLLLARVKEPLREPEVVFWVFIFPVLLAVGLGIAFRNRPPEEIAVGVVSGDRSPEVIAALDSDSEIKAELIDEDEAASRIRLGHVDLLIVPGKTMTYRFDPTRPASLVARARVDDTLQRALGRLDVIEVVEEHVTEPGARYIDFLIPGLIGLNLMSGGLWGVGFAVVDMRTRKLLKRLVASPMRKSEFIGAMMTSRLVFMLFEVVLLLVAGHLIFDVALRGSILATILIGVVGALAFGAIGILVASRAERIETVSGLMNLVMLPMFVFSGVFFSSDRFPEAIQPFVQALPLTMLNDALRSVIIEGASLGSQLSELAGLVVWGSVSFLLAMRWFRWS
- a CDS encoding AAA family ATPase translates to KLSGGQKQRLAVATALVGDPELLFLDEPTTGLDPQSRRNLWDLIRAFRERGGSVLLTTHYMEEAERLCDRVAIVDQGQIIALGAPRELIARLGGDHVLEVRVDDAERLSLDELSSLPRIRGAHRDAGTFTLATSEVHVALPALLEHLRARGLVLEHLGTHHASLEDVFVSITGRHLRDG